From the Halococcus salifodinae DSM 8989 genome, one window contains:
- a CDS encoding DUF555 domain-containing protein, with translation MDCRVVVEAAVPVYDVETADEAVRIGISKTGEMLNPDLNYVEIEMGTRTSPSGEELEPAFIVADEALVALELEMTVFSVEREEHAARIARTEIGQRLENIPLEVLEIEVLDDDGDAEETESNEGESEESETETDETDDVLPEFDELLDDESE, from the coding sequence ATGGATTGTCGAGTCGTCGTCGAGGCCGCCGTGCCCGTCTACGACGTCGAGACGGCCGACGAGGCCGTACGGATCGGCATCTCGAAGACGGGTGAGATGCTCAACCCCGACCTCAACTACGTCGAGATCGAGATGGGCACGCGGACGTCGCCCTCGGGCGAGGAGCTGGAGCCCGCCTTCATCGTCGCCGACGAGGCACTCGTCGCGCTCGAACTCGAAATGACGGTGTTCAGCGTCGAACGCGAGGAGCACGCCGCGCGGATCGCGCGCACCGAGATCGGTCAACGTCTCGAAAACATCCCGCTCGAAGTGCTCGAAATCGAGGTACTCGACGACGATGGCGACGCCGAGGAAACCGAAAGCAACGAAGGAGAGTCTGAAGAGAGCGAAACCGAGACCGATGAAACGGACGACGT